In a genomic window of Hippoglossus stenolepis isolate QCI-W04-F060 chromosome 17, HSTE1.2, whole genome shotgun sequence:
- the LOC118104376 gene encoding hepatic lectin isoform X4 codes for MAEAEVLHNIKFKGARGNTDGSKQPAASNRRSGVTSERVALLVLSVLLAAAVTALGVTLYENTQTMKSLQKLQDEAKNLTDEACPRCEDGWEPHGGKCYFFSSVTLTWNQSRTECTSMRGDLVVINNKEEQEFLECRLRGKMDNPEDKFWIGLTDSKNEGEWLWVDDTRLDPSLTFWRHREPDNKIWDNPDGEDCVRMGVKNRAKDLKSWFDKSCESPHKSICEKPEKACP; via the exons atggctgAAGCTGAAGTTCTTCATAATATTAAGTTCAAAGGAGCGAGGGGAAACACAGATG GCTccaaacaacctgcagcatcaaacagGCGATCAGGGGTCACATCGGAGCGAGTGGCCCTGCTGGTCCTCAGTGTTCTCCTGGCAGCTGCCGTCACAGCTCTTGGTGTAACCC TTTATGAAAATACTCAAACCATGAAGAGTCTCCAAAAGCTTCAAGATGAGGCAAAAAATCTCACAG ATGAAGCATGTCCGAGGTGCGAGGACGGCTGGGAGCCACATGGAGGAAAGTGCTACTTCTTCTCCTCGGTTACTTTAACCTGGAATCAGAGTAGAACAGAATGCACATCAATGAGAGGAGACCTGGTTGTGATAAACAACAAAGAGGAGCAG GAATTCCTGGAGTGTAGATTGAGAGGAAAAATGGACAATCCTGAGGACAAGTTCTGGATCGGACTGACAGACTCAAAGAACGAGGGTGAATGGCTTTGGGTGGACGACACACGACTGGATCCAAG TTTGACGTTTTGGCGGCACAGAGAGCCAGACAACAAGATATGGGATAATCCTGATGGAGAGGACTGTGTGAGGATGGGGGTGAAAAACAGAGCCAAGGACCTGAAATCCTGGTTCGATAAATCCTGCGAATCGCCTCATAAAAGTATTTGTGAGAAACCAGAAAAAGCATGTCCCTGA
- the LOC118104376 gene encoding hepatic lectin isoform X1 yields MAEAEVLHNIKFKGARGNTDVATPSADEPTYCNVHYSKAQRPGSKQPAASNRRSGVTSERVALLVLSVLLAAAVTALGVTLYENTQTMKSLQKLQDEAKNLTDEACPRCEDGWEPHGGKCYFFSSVTLTWNQSRTECTSMRGDLVVINNKEEQEFLECRLRGKMDNPEDKFWIGLTDSKNEGEWLWVDDTRLDPSLTFWRHREPDNKIWDNPDGEDCVRMGVKNRAKDLKSWFDKSCESPHKSICEKPEKACP; encoded by the exons atggctgAAGCTGAAGTTCTTCATAATATTAAGTTCAAAGGAGCGAGGGGAAACACAGATG tggcCACACCCTCTGCAGATGAACCCACTTATTGCAACGTCCATTACTCAAAAGCTCAGCGACCTG GCTccaaacaacctgcagcatcaaacagGCGATCAGGGGTCACATCGGAGCGAGTGGCCCTGCTGGTCCTCAGTGTTCTCCTGGCAGCTGCCGTCACAGCTCTTGGTGTAACCC TTTATGAAAATACTCAAACCATGAAGAGTCTCCAAAAGCTTCAAGATGAGGCAAAAAATCTCACAG ATGAAGCATGTCCGAGGTGCGAGGACGGCTGGGAGCCACATGGAGGAAAGTGCTACTTCTTCTCCTCGGTTACTTTAACCTGGAATCAGAGTAGAACAGAATGCACATCAATGAGAGGAGACCTGGTTGTGATAAACAACAAAGAGGAGCAG GAATTCCTGGAGTGTAGATTGAGAGGAAAAATGGACAATCCTGAGGACAAGTTCTGGATCGGACTGACAGACTCAAAGAACGAGGGTGAATGGCTTTGGGTGGACGACACACGACTGGATCCAAG TTTGACGTTTTGGCGGCACAGAGAGCCAGACAACAAGATATGGGATAATCCTGATGGAGAGGACTGTGTGAGGATGGGGGTGAAAAACAGAGCCAAGGACCTGAAATCCTGGTTCGATAAATCCTGCGAATCGCCTCATAAAAGTATTTGTGAGAAACCAGAAAAAGCATGTCCCTGA
- the LOC118104376 gene encoding hepatic lectin isoform X2 has translation MAEAEVLHNIKFKGARGNTDVATPSADEPTYCNVHYSKAQRPGSKQPAASNRRSGVTSERVALLVLSVLLAAAVTALGVTLYENTQTMKSLQKLQDEAKNLTACPRCEDGWEPHGGKCYFFSSVTLTWNQSRTECTSMRGDLVVINNKEEQEFLECRLRGKMDNPEDKFWIGLTDSKNEGEWLWVDDTRLDPSLTFWRHREPDNKIWDNPDGEDCVRMGVKNRAKDLKSWFDKSCESPHKSICEKPEKACP, from the exons atggctgAAGCTGAAGTTCTTCATAATATTAAGTTCAAAGGAGCGAGGGGAAACACAGATG tggcCACACCCTCTGCAGATGAACCCACTTATTGCAACGTCCATTACTCAAAAGCTCAGCGACCTG GCTccaaacaacctgcagcatcaaacagGCGATCAGGGGTCACATCGGAGCGAGTGGCCCTGCTGGTCCTCAGTGTTCTCCTGGCAGCTGCCGTCACAGCTCTTGGTGTAACCC TTTATGAAAATACTCAAACCATGAAGAGTCTCCAAAAGCTTCAAGATGAGGCAAAAAATCTCACAG CATGTCCGAGGTGCGAGGACGGCTGGGAGCCACATGGAGGAAAGTGCTACTTCTTCTCCTCGGTTACTTTAACCTGGAATCAGAGTAGAACAGAATGCACATCAATGAGAGGAGACCTGGTTGTGATAAACAACAAAGAGGAGCAG GAATTCCTGGAGTGTAGATTGAGAGGAAAAATGGACAATCCTGAGGACAAGTTCTGGATCGGACTGACAGACTCAAAGAACGAGGGTGAATGGCTTTGGGTGGACGACACACGACTGGATCCAAG TTTGACGTTTTGGCGGCACAGAGAGCCAGACAACAAGATATGGGATAATCCTGATGGAGAGGACTGTGTGAGGATGGGGGTGAAAAACAGAGCCAAGGACCTGAAATCCTGGTTCGATAAATCCTGCGAATCGCCTCATAAAAGTATTTGTGAGAAACCAGAAAAAGCATGTCCCTGA
- the LOC118104376 gene encoding C-type lectin domain family 4 member E isoform X3, with translation MAEAEVLHNIKFKGARGNTDVATPSADEPTYCNVHYSKAQRPGSKQPAASNRRSGVTSERVALLVLSVLLAAAVTALGVTHEACPRCEDGWEPHGGKCYFFSSVTLTWNQSRTECTSMRGDLVVINNKEEQEFLECRLRGKMDNPEDKFWIGLTDSKNEGEWLWVDDTRLDPSLTFWRHREPDNKIWDNPDGEDCVRMGVKNRAKDLKSWFDKSCESPHKSICEKPEKACP, from the exons atggctgAAGCTGAAGTTCTTCATAATATTAAGTTCAAAGGAGCGAGGGGAAACACAGATG tggcCACACCCTCTGCAGATGAACCCACTTATTGCAACGTCCATTACTCAAAAGCTCAGCGACCTG GCTccaaacaacctgcagcatcaaacagGCGATCAGGGGTCACATCGGAGCGAGTGGCCCTGCTGGTCCTCAGTGTTCTCCTGGCAGCTGCCGTCACAGCTCTTGGTGTAACCC ATGAAGCATGTCCGAGGTGCGAGGACGGCTGGGAGCCACATGGAGGAAAGTGCTACTTCTTCTCCTCGGTTACTTTAACCTGGAATCAGAGTAGAACAGAATGCACATCAATGAGAGGAGACCTGGTTGTGATAAACAACAAAGAGGAGCAG GAATTCCTGGAGTGTAGATTGAGAGGAAAAATGGACAATCCTGAGGACAAGTTCTGGATCGGACTGACAGACTCAAAGAACGAGGGTGAATGGCTTTGGGTGGACGACACACGACTGGATCCAAG TTTGACGTTTTGGCGGCACAGAGAGCCAGACAACAAGATATGGGATAATCCTGATGGAGAGGACTGTGTGAGGATGGGGGTGAAAAACAGAGCCAAGGACCTGAAATCCTGGTTCGATAAATCCTGCGAATCGCCTCATAAAAGTATTTGTGAGAAACCAGAAAAAGCATGTCCCTGA